One Verrucomicrobiales bacterium genomic window, ACGAAGGTGGAAGTCATTGCCTTGTTTTGGACTTTCCTCGCGGCGTTGCCCGCAGGTTTTGAGTTGTCGCGGGAGGTTTCGGCCGTCTGTTTGGCCATCCTTGTGCTTCTGCCGCTTCTTTCGATCTGGCTAACTACGAGCCGATTGGTTGCGGATGATCCTATCGTGCTAATAGGAATCGTTTGGATCCTTGGGGTGAGCTTGCCGGTGTTGGTTCCCACGCTGTACAAGGATCCAAGGTGGTATACACTGTCAGACAGTTCTCTCGACCTTGCGGCATTGTGGATGTATCGGGGTTGGGTTATCTGCTCCCTTGTTTACTGGGCGTTGCGCAGTTACCTCAAGGATAGCCCTGGGGTCCAATCCCCCATCTCAGATCTGCTCACGCAGCAGAGGATGCGTCGATGCATGGGACTCACCGCGTTGGTGGGTGGAGTCATGAAGGTCATTTACGGACGAGGAAATCTGTATACTTTCATCGAAACTAGTGCAAGCCACGATAGATCTAGCCTAGGTCAAGTCGCGCACTTCCTAGATAGTTTTTCCGTCATCTACGTCTTTATCTACTTCTCCTCCGGAGGGCGGTCCAGACTGGCGAGACTAGACCACTGGCTACTCGTTCTAGTGATTTCCCTTCAATCCATAATCTTTATTGGCGCTGGCAGCAAGGCTGTAGCCTTAGCGTTGGGTTCTGCCTGGGTTATGGGAAGAGCGGCGGCGGGATTACGACTTGGGTTCTTGCGCGAACTTCGAGTCGTCCTTATTGGACTCGCGACTGTTTACATTGTGTCCTACATCGTCACGGCTTATCGAGAAGAAGTGCGGGCCCACCCCCCCTTAAGCCATACTTCGGTGACGGAGGCTCTCAGTTTTCAGGTCCAAACTATGTGGTCTGCCATCAACACTCTTCTCGATGGAAAAAGGTTGGGAACCGACGAAAACCAATACGGTACTTCAGACATGCTTGACAGGTTTGCTCATGTAGCCTCATTCGCACATGTCCTCGATACTTTGGGCAATACTTCTCCTAGAGAAAACGCGTTCTCCTCCTTAATGGTGCCGTTGCTTGCAGTTCTGCCCAGAGATATGATTCCGAACAAGGTCCACTTTGCGGATTCTGCTGATTTCGCTCGGCTCTGTGGTTGGTCCTATGGCGGTCTCTCGATCACGCTCCCTGGAAGTTTCTTCTGGGCTTGGGATTTCGGTGGGATCATTATTGGGATGGGCTTTATTGGCGCGATGATGGCGTTAGGCTCTCTAAGTGTTGCGGGGGGTGACTCGAGATCCCTCATCATTCGTGCGGTGGTTTGCTCCGCCGTCTTGGGACTTTTGGATCTGGGAGAGACATTCCAGACGATAGGCACATCGGCGACAAGAGTCTGGATTTTTTTGCAGATGCTGAGGTTCCTTGTCCACACAAGGAACCGAAGTTGTCCTACGTCCTCTACGTTAAACGCCCCCACACTTCGCTAGAATGGCCATAATATAGACCTTTAGTTTTTTTCGTCTATAAGTCATTGTCGGCCTTGGAACGATCTCCTCTGTCTGGATGTGAATTTTTGAAGATCAACGTGATTAAGATCCCTGAAGCGGCTTGCGGAGCGCCGAGTGTTCAGACCTACAGACTCGTATATTAGGAATGCGGCGGAAGGCCGTTCGGATTTGAGCTCTGCTCGCAGAGTCCACGCTACGTTCGATTCCTCAGTTCCCCGCATGGTGCTTGGAGGTGACGGTTCTCGTTTGGATGGCTCCGGGAGTTCGATGCCTCTCCAATCCTTGCACTTTTGAGACTATGATTTCTGCGCCTCGCGGCAAAGGGCGATGCACGCACAGCGAAGCGCTGAACCTTGCTACTATACTCTGCGGCCATCTCTTGGAGACTGGTTTGTTCGCAAGTTCAACTGGGCTTTAAGCGAACACTCCTACGCGACGCGTGAGAATGATGTCTCTCGATCGGAATTGATCCGTGGGGCTTCTGGCGCATAATCAATACTGGATGAACTCTAACTTTTCATATGGATTTGGTTGCAATTGGCCCCAAGCCCGCTGGCTACTGCCCCTTTTAAGGCAGCATGCCGAAGCGGCGAGCGGAACAATCCTTGACTTGGGCTGTGGAGCGAGCCCCTTTAGATCATTGTTTCTTAAGGCCGATAGGTATGTTAGAGTCGACTGTTATAAAGTCGACGACGAGGTGATAGTCGCGGACGCAACAAGTTTGCCCTTTGAAACCGCTTCCATCAACGTGATCATCCTCTCGCAGGTCCTTGGGGATATCCCTGATCTTGTGAAGGCTTTTCGGGAGATGGAGCGAGTCTTGGCTCCCGACGGTAGCTTGCTGGTTTATGAGACGATGACTTATCCTCAGCATGACCTCCCGCATGACTACTGGCGTGTAATGCCTCATGGTCTCCGTTGGGCCGCAAGGCAGGCCGGACTCGAGGTTCATGCTATTGACCACCTCGGAGGCTACTTTACTCAACTGAGCCAGCACTGGAATCTGTTTTGTATGGGTTCCTTGGCGAGATTCTGGTTTTTGCGGCCTATTGCGGCGTTTGGCCGGTTGTGTGGTAACTTCCTCTTCGCGGGCTTAGATCGCATCTTGCCGCGTAATGACC contains:
- a CDS encoding class I SAM-dependent methyltransferase, translating into MNSNFSYGFGCNWPQARWLLPLLRQHAEAASGTILDLGCGASPFRSLFLKADRYVRVDCYKVDDEVIVADATSLPFETASINVIILSQVLGDIPDLVKAFREMERVLAPDGSLLVYETMTYPQHDLPHDYWRVMPHGLRWAARQAGLEVHAIDHLGGYFTQLSQHWNLFCMGSLARFWFLRPIAAFGRLCGNFLFAGLDRILPRNDLASDYFACIRKQPHNLNKGNIAKS